The Fusarium fujikuroi IMI 58289 draft genome, chromosome FFUJ_chr05 DNA segment TGGCGTCGCCCTCGCCAGATTCGCCGTGTAAGCCCCAGTTCTTAGCGATGTGCAGGATACCGGCAGGATCAGGTTTGGGTGGGCGGAAGTCTCGTGTCACGATGGGATGAAAGCGAGAGCCTTCAAGAAACTTGTCCACAAGGTTCTGAACAGGGACATCAAAGTTGCGGGTGCATATCGCCTTGGGGATGGCATTGGCGTCGAGGTACGCCATTAGAGTCATCAGACCTGGTTGAGGGGTCTGGGCCTTCATGGCTTCGCGCTCAATATTGCGGATAGACTCAAGGGCAGTCCATTGTTCTGATTTCGGCAGAGTATCAATGTGCTCGAGTATGTCTGTTGTTTTTGTAATTCCTAAAACATCTCTCATTTCCTTGAACATGTATGTTTGGGGCTCGCTATATACTAGATTAGCGATGCATTCGTTGCGCCAACTCTTCTTGATATGTTGAGAATAGTATAAATGAAAATATGAATCATCCTCTCTTTCAACCACCTCGGATAGTGGAGCAAAGAATATCATCAAGTATTCGTTTGTACAAGATATGTGAGTCAAGGTCATGTGCGGGAAACTTCCGTGCCATAAAATAAGAGTAGAGTGAGACTGAGGGTGCAGATCTTACCAAAGGGTGCCATCCATGTCAAAGACCACTCCCCGAAGTTTGGGGGTGTCGGCAGGACAGCTATGTTTGCCCTTCTTCAGTGGTATGAATCGCTTCGGATGTGATGGATTCATGATCGAGACCAAACGGCGTAGCATAGAGCTGAGCCTGAGGCAACTTGAAGGACAATAGAGTAAGGTTGATATCAAGGTCGAGAGTTCTCGGGAAATCTACCTATATGCAATTATATGGAGTTACTGAAATATCCCTCCTTTGTCTTTTCTCTCATCGATGATAAGAATGAGAGCCGTGTAGTTGGCAATGGTAATGAGTGCTTTGACTCAGAGATGACGCTCTTATTGGGGTGGGGACAGAAAGAAATTGGGGCTAAGAGTTCTTGGGTTACCTACCTGTTCCAGGGATTACACCTACCAAAGGTCCCCAATACATGGACCTATAGTTTGTAGACCACAGTATATTGCAGCACAATTGATAGGTAGAAATGCCAGTCACATTTGAACAAGAATAAAGTATCTAATGAATGCTTTATTAGCATCAGATGTCATTGTACCATTTGGGCAACAAGCCACTTAACAGCACTCACTAACTTGGGTACTGAGACAGCAGTGTACTTCTTCACATCGAGATATGGATATTTCCGATACATcgttattatactaaaaggtCTTTCTAGTTTAGGATGTCGATTATGGTGACGAGTAACAGTTATCATTCTCACCTAACTTTTGGCGAAAAAGTCTGCTACGTAAGGCATCTCTCATCAACCGGTTTTACATGCGTCTTTCACATCTTTCACAGAACTGCAGTCTGTTCTCCTCGCCACTGCCATGGATTCATATTCATCAAGTCCAACTTCGCGACCATGTTTCGTCCCAACAACCACAAATTGACAGCTTCCATGTCCGGTGTTGAAACAAGGCTCAAATACCTCCCAGTCGGCCATAGGCCCAAGCCACACAATGGCTTCGACTTTCAGATCCTGCTCAGCGATGGACTTGATATATTGCGAGATCAAAGCAGGTTGGCGTGGATAGACGAACATTAGAGCTGTCACATCTGAATCCTGCAGCCTCGAAGTAACATCCCAACTACCACGAACAGTGTGTATGGCTTGTTCTGGAAGATAGCTGTTGACATGGTCTCTCATACCAAGTTGCTGAACTTCAACTCCTTCAATGTTAACTGAAGCAT contains these protein-coding regions:
- a CDS encoding related to HAD superfamily hydrolase, producing MRDVLGITKTTDILEHIDTLPKSEQWTALESIRNIEREAMKAQTPQPGLMTLMAYLDANAIPKAICTRNFDVPVQNLVDKFLEGSRFHPIVTRDFRPPKPDPAGILHIAKNWGLHGESGEGDASGLIMVGDSIDDMTAGRKAGAATVLLVNDVNRALAEHAHTDLVISTLDELVDILERGFVGRDVPE